The DNA window TTCAGATATGATTATGAGTTTTAAGATGAATTTACATTTATGGTTCCTGGTTGGAATCAATTTTTGAGATCTCATATGATACTCCGTTGTtgtatactccctccgtttcaaattattacatggattttgctatgcacctcGACATAATATATATGTAGATGCATAATAAAAACTATGCACCTAGAAAACTAATATGCACCTAAAAAACTAATAATTTGgaacaatttggaacggagggagtatttaTTATTATCAAGTTTTTCTGATCAGCGTATAGTGTATGGACTTAGGTCCTGTGGCTTATGGTTAGGGACTTAAATTAAGTCCTAATAAATCTCTAAAATGCCAAACATGGTGATTTATTGGGACTTATGGTCTATAAGTTCATAAGTTAAAAAATATTGCTTATAGGAGCTTTTATCATGGGTACCCCTCATTTATTCACCCCCCTGGCTCCCCTAGGCACCCCTACATCGCCGCTCACCTCCCTCACCCCGGCCGCCTCCGGTGGCTGCCGCCACCGGCAACcgtccgggcggcggcggtggctcgcGGCTGAGCTCGCCTcctcccccctcctctctctcttcccgCACGCCTTCCTCTCCCGGCCTTCTTTCCTGTGATGCTCTCCGCCGGCCGCGGGGCCGGATCCAATGTCCTCCTCGTCGGATCCAAGGATCCTCGGGCTAACTCTGTCACCAGCCCTACCCGTGGCGCGGGCGTACGATGGGCAGGGGCACCATTCGCTGCAGGTCCTCGCCGGCCTCCCTATGGCTCGTGCTCTGCTCACGTTGTGGCTCAGGTGGCTAGGGCAGTGGCTGCGCCCCTGCCGCTACGCTCCGGGGTTGGCTGTCGTCTTGCACACGCCACCCTGGAGAAGGCTGGCGGGTGAGGGCACTGGAAGGGGTAAAAGGGTTCATACACAGCTACATTAAATAACTTAAGTCCTACAACCAAACAAATTGGGATTTATTTTtagtccttagattggaacttATTTTTAGTCCCTAGACAACCAAACACAAGCAAACAGGACCTTAATCGGCTAGAGCTTCCACAAGTGAGCATCACCACGCACATATTTGCATCCATAGCGATGTCTCTTGAACCTAGGAAGTGGAAATCATAGGGACGGGAACACATCTGTTTCACTATCTGGTAGCAACGCGATTGTAAAAAAAATAGAAGGGAACACGGCCGTGTTAGCATTTCTCCAAATTTCATGCGGGACAAGAAACTTCGTACACTAGAATTCCATGATTGCCAACTTTTGGCTACAAAGCAAACAACAGCAAAATCTTTTTGTGAACAAACACTTTGGTTGGGCTTGCTTTGATAGTCACCTAAACTTGCTCATAGTCCTTCATTATGTCCTTATGGGATAATAACTCGATTGAATAATTAATAAAGCTCTCTCttgctttttttttaaaaaagtagAGTTTCGACCATGTCCCGGCACAGAAGATCCCGACAACCCTCGCCGGCGCCAGGTCAGCCTAACCGTCAAGCCCCACCGCGCAGCCCCTCACTCTCCTGTACCGCTCCTCCCTGGACCCGCCCCTTCACGTGAACCCGCTCACTGACCGGCGGGCCCCACGGGCCGATCCATCCGTGGACCGCGCCCACCGCCCTGCCCTCGCCTTAAATCCCGGCCCGGTGTCAGAGCGCCGGCCTGACCCTGAACCCCTTGCCTCGCTCCCCAACCGCAGGCGCCGCCGACActgctccgccccgccgccgatGGAGGCGGCCGCCCCCGTCTCCTCCGCGCCCCGCACCGTCGGGGAAATCTACAGGGACTacaccgcccgccgcgccggcctcgTCCGCGCGCTCACCTCCGGTACGCCGACGGCATGTTCCcccgcctccctctccctctccctctccctctgccGTTCTCGCGCGCGGCCTCTCCTCCGGATCTCGCGTCTCACCCCGTCCGGCTTCCGTTGCTCGGCTGTGCTTGCAGATGTGGACGAGTTCTACGGCTTGTGCGACCCAGGTACGACCGGATCGGATCTGGGCCTCGGAGCTTCGGTTGGGCTCCTGGGTTGGCGTTGCTCGTCTCCATTGGTTGGGGTTTGGGGTTTGATTGGCTTAGCTGGCTGCCTGGTTGGGCTGCAGAGAAGGAGAACCTGTGCCTGTACGGGCTCCCGAACGGGGGCTGGCAGGTGGCGCTGCCGGCAGAGGAGGTGCCCCCGGAGATGCCGGAGCCCGCACTGGGGATCAACTTCGCCAGGGACGGGATGAAGCGCCGCGACTGGCTCTCGCTCGTCGCCGTCCACTCCGACGCCTGGCTCGTCTCCGTCGCCTACTTCTACGCCGCCCGCCTCAACGGCAACGACAGGTACTTTGCTACGCTACGCCTGCCCCGCCCTGCCCCCCTCCATCAGATTGGGAATGGGAAGGGAGCGCACCGCCCCCCTTTCTGTCTCTGTGCTAAATTGACCGTCTCTGTTTGAAGAATTTGGTTCTGGTAACCGTCGAATTCGATTCTTGTCTTGTCTGCGTGATGCTGCTCCTGTGCGCGTGGGGCATAAGAAAGAAGGCGCCCCATGGATTGCTTATTTTATTTCACCGCACCTGAGGCATGTGTGTGCCCACATGGTTCTTGTGCTTCCTTCGCTTCCCCCCACCTTTTCCCTAATCTTTCTGCTGTCGATGGGGCCATGTTTACCACTGTGTTTTCTTTATTCTCTTTAAATGCTCTGTTCCTTGGTTCTCTACTGTGGCCACAATGTACAAATGATAGTGCCACAGCTCTGTTTCTTCCTTGATGAAAAAGACATTTGGAAGTTTCCTGTGGAATGCTTCTTTCTGAAACTTAGATCTTTTGGATACATTATGGTTGCCATCATTTTTGTTTTTCACATTTGCGCTCTAGATTGTAGTATGAAGATAGCGATAGGCCATGCTACCCTACATTTTTAGATTAGTATACTTGGACGAATCATAGCCCAGTGGAATGTTACAAGTTGATCTTTAATCTTCAGCTTTCCATGTTTGCGTTTGGAGTTTCACTGAGGGTGCATATTTTCAGTAGGGGGAATTTATGATTTCACCATTTCGAATGTCAGGTTTTTAAGGTGTTGCACTACAAATGAGTTTATACTTGGATGTGCCACTTTGATCAACTCTCATTTAAAATTTTCTTGTTTAAACCGAACTGTGTCAGAACAGACTGAACTTTCTGGGACCAAGCTGGTTGGTACAGCCAGGTCTTGAAATCTTAATAACCATTAAAAGCATATCCAGTTTTCTTATACACATACAACCAATTTGAATTTCTCAGGCTAATCGGATATTGTGAAAGCTATTGGAAATGACCATTTTTATCTGTCTTCACTGTATTTAGTCATATAATTTTCCAAGTTTCCTTCCTTAAATTTTATTAGTTCGGTGTACCATACAAATTCCTGCAAATGCAGTAACTTTGGGTTGTTGACCTACTTGAATGGCTGACTGTCATGCCCATTGCAAGATTTATAATCTTTGTTCGTCATAGAGATATAGGTTTCGTTGGTTTGCTGAGCTTTGGCTGCTAATTTGCCAGTCATGGTATCGATTTACTTAGGTGCTTTATAAATGAAGTTCTCGTACGATTTCTGCTTGTCAGCTTTGactcttttattattttttaaaaCTGGTTTCCTTTTGTTTCGTGTTAGTTCCTTTTACCGTATAGGGCTAATCAATTGCCAGTGTGAAGTCATCCTATTTTCTTCGTACTTTTGTTTTATTTTACTTAAGCCAAAACAATTTACTAATTATTTACTAAATGCCTACTATCCACTTGTTGTGCTTTTAGTGCACGTGATGCTTTCTTGGGCATTTGAAGTCTTAGTGGCGATTCTTTGCTAATCTGTTTCTCGAAGTGTTTTACCAAAGATGTTGTCAGCATGCGTGCTATTGGGACTATTTCATTGTGTATTACATACATGGTTTCTATGCTTTTGTCCATCACTTTATGGATGAAGGGGTATTTTATATAGGATAATTTCCAGACTGTATTGTGAAATGGGAATACAATCTTGCCAAATATTGTCCTTTGTACAATGTTCAAAAATCTTCTGCGGTAGTTGCTTCATAAGGTCATTTCAGCTTTCACTTCTATACATTAGAAGCAATCTCTCTGTTTTCACAGTTCAGGTTAATTATCATACAACAACAAAGCTGCTGGAGATGAAATCCTACAAGTGTCACAAAATAGAGGAAAGTGATAATAAAAGGAGATAGCAATGTAGTAATAAAAAAAAGTGGTGACAATAGTAATAAAAGTACTAATAATAATTCTACTACTACAAGGGGACAGGTATCATACTGCACTGTAATTTTTTCTCAGATTTTCATGACCCATTTAGGATATTCTTAACAAACCCTTGTTAAGGTGACAATTAGAAATTATGGTTCACTCCGATGTGAAGTAGTTAGTGTCCTTGATTCTCCTTCTGTTTTGAAATTACTGCAACAGCATCCACCACCTCTTTTCTAGAGAATGCAGTGAGCATGGTTTATGGAAATTGCTATTGGACATCTTGactcattttttttcttgcacTCATTATATTATTCTTTGTTTGTCAGGAAGCGCTTATTTAACATGATCAATGATCATCCATCCGTGTATGAAACAATGGTAGACCGGAAGCAAAGGGAGAATAAGTCTGGTGTTGTTAACAGCGGCAAATCCAGGCACTCAACAAAGGTGCCATGTTGACACACTATTAATCTGTTTGCTCTTTGTCAAATCGTTATCCAACCGTCTGCCTTTGAGCTATTACAGAGACTGGCATTTTACTTTGTTATGCAGCGATCAAATGATGGGAAGATAAAGAGCTCGAGATCGGCGGCTGTTGAAGATGGGTATGAGGACGACGAAGAACACAGTGAAACCCTCTGTGGCACTTGCAGCGGTTTGTACAACTCGAATGAGTTCTGGATCGGATGTGACATTTGTGAGCGGTGGTTCCACGGCAAGTGCGTGAGGATAACACCGGCGAAAGCGGATCAGATAAAGCAGTACAAGTGCCCTGATTGCTCCAAGAAAAGCAGGTAATAAAACCTTGGAGCTGTGGCCTCCCATTGCTGACTCAGCTGATCAACCAAAAAACTCTCTCCAATTTGGCTGTAGATGTGAATTGCCATAGGCATTGTGTTGTGTTAGATGCTGGAAAAAGACACATACAGGATAGTTGGGTCTAATAGACTGGTGGTTTTGCTTTTGCGCTTGTTTCATTGACATGTGGATACTGGCCATTTAGTCTTGAGAAATCATTTGTTGATGCCATCTTGGTTGGTGTAATATTTGCTTCCATTTGGTAATCTTTGTGTTGTGGATTCTAGCAACATGATGGATGTGGCGAAAAATGAGATTTGTCACTCCTTGGAGTGCGCATCTGAGGATTTGTAAAACTGATTAGTTTCGGCTTGTTTCCTTGTACAGTTTATTTTGCTATTCTGTCCCTTGTATTCTGCTTTCCTTAATTTTTCACGATAACTCTGTATTTGGATGTCAACACTACCACTCATAATTTACACCCAAAATCTGTTTAAATTTAGTTCAATTTATTATCTAATGCCTGCCGTTTAAAAATAGCAATCATCTCGCACTGTGCATACCTACTCTTATTTTTCTATGGTTTTATGCATACCTACTACACTAGTAGAGTCGTAACATCGGAAAACTTTGTTCGATCACCCTCGTTGGAGAGTGATAAGCATAAATAACCTCAAGTTTTAATAAAAAAAGTTTTAGCTTTTAATCCAAAGTTTTTGCCAGGGGCAAAGAGGTAATTCCCCAAACCCAAAGCCTTTAAGTTTTAGCCTTTAATCCAAAGTTTTCCTTCTCCAAATCAAGgttgggggggagggggggggggtctgaAACGAAGTATTTTGTGCTTTTTAATCGGAAGCGGCGTGTAGTCTTGAACCGAAAAGGTTTCCAACGGTAGAACAAACAAGATTCCAGTTCCGACTGGAGTTGATGCACTGTCCGATCCGGTCGAGCTCCGGCCGACATTGAGCCTTCATAAGCAAAGCCATGG is part of the Panicum hallii strain FIL2 chromosome 2, PHallii_v3.1, whole genome shotgun sequence genome and encodes:
- the LOC112882691 gene encoding PHD finger protein ALFIN-LIKE 2-like produces the protein MEAAAPVSSAPRTVGEIYRDYTARRAGLVRALTSDVDEFYGLCDPEKENLCLYGLPNGGWQVALPAEEVPPEMPEPALGINFARDGMKRRDWLSLVAVHSDAWLVSVAYFYAARLNGNDRKRLFNMINDHPSVYETMVDRKQRENKSGVVNSGKSRHSTKRSNDGKIKSSRSAAVEDGYEDDEEHSETLCGTCSGLYNSNEFWIGCDICERWFHGKCVRITPAKADQIKQYKCPDCSKKSR